The Fibrobacter sp. region CTCTGCTTGACGTCGTTGCCTTAGTTTATACCTGGCAACAGGAACCCTATGGGGAAGCCGGCCCCACCTAAAGGTGGCCATGCGCACTAAGGAATAAATTCCTAAGTGCTGTCCGCCCAGATGACCAACGTAGAGCTCTTGACATTATGTCAAAAATGACATATATTTAATGAGTCCAAAACATAAACCTTTGGCTTGGTTGAGTTCTCAACCAAAATCTCCGCCGTTGTCACAAAAGGCTAGAATTGAAACAGGATACCTACTTCGCTTGTTACAATCAGGCTTATCTTTGTCAATGCCGCAAAGTCGACCCATGCCGTCAATTGGCGCACGTTGTCATGAATTGCGTATCAACGACGAAAACAAGACATGGCGGATTTTTTATCGAATCGATGATGATGCGATAATCGTGATTCATTGGGTTGATAAGAAAACAAACAAAACTCCGCAGGATGTAATAGAACTCTGCAAGAAACGGCTTTCCGCTTACGAGGCAAAGTGAGGCTGCATGGAAAAGGCAAAAAAAGAAAGGCTAGAAAAGAACGGATGGAAGGTTGGCGACATCGACGAATTTCTGGACCTGAACGAAGCTGAAATGGCGATTATCGAAATGAAGGTTGCGCTCGCCAAGGCTCTTGTGGCAAAGCGAAAGAAAAGTGGATTGTCTCAAGAAGAAGTCGCAAGAATGTCGGGAACAAGTCAATCGCGCCTGGCAAAAATGGAAAAGGCAAATTCCAGCGTGTCTTTGGAATTGTTGATTCGGGCTCTGTTCTCTTTGGGCTCCAGCAAAAAAGAACTTCTAAAGGCTATGGCTAGGTAAAGCCAAAAGGCTGCTCCGCATCCTCACCATAGAAGCGGTATGGCGCCTGGGATGTTCTGCCCGTAGGCATAGTTCAGCACCTTCCCAAGGACATCGTGAATATCTCCCTTCAGCAACACCATCCCGCTGTCGATACATTCCATGGGCAGGTCCCCGTCGATATCCAGACACTCCGGCGCGAGCCTGTTCCAGATGACATAACCCGTGTAGCCGTCGGCAATATCGTCGCGCGTCAAGTTGTCACCCGTGCCCGACTGTACTCGCTTCGCTCCCCGAGCCTTGCTGCACAAGTTTCGGCCCTTCCGGGTGACCATCCCTAACGCAGTCCGTAGTATTCAAGCGTCTTTTCTTAAAGTGTTTTCCCTCACTTTTGCGACTCCCTTTTGGTTACGTCTTCCCGTAGACACAAATAAAAGATTATTTTCTCATTGAAAGGAGAATTTTATGCGTTGTTTGCCGCTTTTTGTGTTTGCGATTTTTGGCTGTTCCCTTCTGGGAGCTTGTTCCTCTAGTACAGTCCCCGCCACGGAGGACGACGATGATGTGCTTTCTTCCAGCAGCAAAACGAAAAATTCCAGTAGTTCCGTGAAGGGTGAAGGATCCGGCAGCGAGTCCGGCGACATTGACAATGAATGCGTGGGCGAAACAGGTAATCCCTGGGATGGAACCACCGCCAAGGAATTCGCATGCGGCACCGGCACGAAACTCAGCCCCTACATGATTCTTACCGCTGAACAGCTGGCCCACCTCTCATTTATCGTAGGCGCGAAGGATAAGGATTACGACGGAAAGTATTTCAAGCTGGGGGCCGACATCATCTTGAATGAAGGCGACGTCATTGACGAAAATGGCGCCTTGGTGGCCGATTCCACCAAGTTGCACAAGTGGACCCCCATCGGTAATTCCAATGTCGCCTTTACCGGAAACTTCGATGGAGATGGTCATTCCGTGAGTGGAATGTTCATTAACACCACCAGTACCCATAACGGCCTGTTTGGGAACTCCAGTGGGACTATCCAGAATGTTGCGGTAGAAAATGGGTGGGTGAAGGGAGGTAACTCCACCGCGGGCGTGATAGGCTCTATTGCCTCGGAAGGCGTTGTAAGGAATGCGCATAACAAAAACAGCGTGACGGGGACAGGCGAAGGCTCAGGTGGAATTGCTGGTACGAAAATTTATAATGCTTATCAGAAAGTTGCAAAACTGGAAAATTGCTCCAATAGAGGCGTTGTCAAAGGAAAGAAATTGGTGGCCGGTATTGTTGGTTCTGTTAGTAACAATCTCAATATAGTCGATGTTCAAAATGAAGGTGTCATTGAAGGGGATTATGGCGTTGCCGGCATTGTTGGACATTTAGGCACAAATACATTGGTGGAGCAATCTGTTAATAAGGGGAATATTTATGGAAAGGAATATACTGCAGGCTTGGTAAGTTTCGCAGGGTATTTACAAGGGTCGGCCTCAAATAAGTATGGTACTTTGGATAGAGTGGTCAACTACGGTGTTGTGGAGGGTACAAAATATACTGCAGGTGTTGTGGGCGAGGCCGCGTGCTATAATGTTCTTTCTGTGGCGAATTTGGGCACTGTTGTAGGCGGAGATTACGTTGGTGGTGTTGCGGGACACAGCAAATATGCTAAAATAGATGGCGTATATAACCGAGGTGATATTTCTGCCAAAACTCGTGTTGGAGGCATAACTGGCTACAATCAAGAAGGCGTCACCAGCTCCGCGTATTCTACCGGCAAGGTAGATGGCGATTCCCTGGTGGGCTTAATGATTGGCTATAACTACAACACCACCATGGCGGACTACTATTACTTAAAGCAAGGCGACCAGGAACCCTTCGGCCTGAACAACGGCGGTGGTGTAGCTACCCCCAAGACGGCGGAAGAAATGAAGTCCCAGGAATTTGCAGAAATCCTTGGAGAAGACTTTGTGTATGATTCAAAAATGAATGACGGATATCCAGTGCTGGGATGGGAAAAGTAATTTTTACAAAGATTTCTTGTGCAAAAGGGAAGTTTGCTGCGTGTATATAAGTAGGTAGAAACTGTTCTGCCTGCGAGCCGGCCGCGTCGCCGGATGTACAGGAACTTTTCATGAGCGAAAGCGCTACAACGGAGAAAATTGACTTCTCGAAACTCTATATCACCAACAGGTTCATGTTCCCTCTGGTCATGAGTCTCAAGGAAATCGCCAAGCCCTTCATCGAGGCGGCGCTTGGCATCAAGATCTACGACCTTAGGGACCCCGAGCAGGAAAAGACGGAGCAGGTGAGCATCTTCAACAAAAGCGTGCAAAACGAGAGTTGCAAAATTATGCTCGCATAATTTTATAACCGAGTGCAGCCGCGGACGCCGTAGGCGTCAAGAGCGTCCGCTACGATGTGTTCACCCCGCAGATCGACGAGAACGGCGAGACCATCAGCTCCTTTGACCTTGAGATGCAGGTAAAGGACACCAAGGAACTTCCCAAGCGCGCCCGCTACTACCAGTCCGTCCGCGACACTCACGAGCTGCACAGGGGCACCATGTACAAGAGTCTCAAAGACCAGTACGTGCTTTTCATCTGCCCAGATGACATCTTTGGGGAGGACCTGCCTATTTACAGTTTCCAGAATTTCGCGGTGGAGAATAAAGATGTCGCTTTGAACGACCGCACCTTCAAGAATTTTTATATCTTTAACGAGTATAAAAAACTTCCGGACGAGCATCCCCTCAAGCCGTACCTGAAGTATTTCGCAACCAACACTGCTGACTCCACGGAGACCGAGGAAATAGACACCAAGGTAAAGTGGTACCAGACCGATAACCAGACGCAGGAGCGCTACATGACATGGGAACAGGAAATCCAGCTCGCCAGGGAAGATGAACGCGAAAAAGAGCGCGAGCGAAACCAGAAGATCATCGAGGAAAAGGACGAAACCATCGAAAAGCAAGAACGCGAGATTGCCGAACTCAAGGCGAAGCTTGCTGAAATGCAGAAATAAAACGAAAGGACCCTTGCGGGTCCTTTTTTTGCAAATGTCGGCGCATCCTCACCATAGAAGCGGTATGGCGCCTGGGGCGTGGCGCAAGCGCACTTCCATGCGTCTCGGCAGTACGAACACGGGTGTTCGTGTTGCTCTTGACTTTTGGGCGTTCCCCCGGCTTTGCCGGGGGCGGGCCTTTGCGTTATCGGCTCGCGCAGCTCGCCGTCCGTTCAGCCTCGCGCTCCCATCCCGTGTGTCACCCTGAGCGTAGCGAAGCGAAGTCAATATAGAATTGTTGGCAACTTGTTGCCTTACAATTCTTAGGTTCGAAGGAGCAGCGCCTTTCTTCCAACGTCATCCTGGAGCGAAGCGATAGGATCTACCGCGCGAGTCCGCCCCGCTTCGCGGCTTCACGCCCTAACGCATCGCAGGTTGGGAATGCTTGAAATCTGGCAAAATGCCACCTAAAAAAAACGACCAAATGAACAGCATAATCGCATATTTTTCAAGATATGACACTAAAGTGTCAAAATATTTGGGTATTTTATATGACATGAAACATTTTTTCCTTACACTTTTCTGCTTAGCATCATTTTCTATAGCAGTGGAGCCGACTTATTACGACCTTGACGATTTTCTCAAGGGCGCAGAACGTGTGCCTAATAAGTGCGTGAATAAGGGTGTAACATACAAATGTATTGGTTACGATGAGGTTGAAGGCGCTATTTTCAATACAAAGACCTTGCGTTCTTATTTCTTTTCAAGAGAAGAATTATTTGATGCTTACGTAGAAATGCAGTGTGAGGATTTCTACGTAAGAGTGAATGAGAATGGTTCCGAAAATATTGTGTGTGCGGAGCAAGTCCCTGTCAAGGAAATTGACTGCTTTTCGAGTCTAAAAACTGTAAAAACGGTTGAGTTTGATGAACTCGGCATTCTTATGGACGAAAAAATTACAAAGAAGGCTGATGTAGCTCTTTGCCGTAATTCATTCCACCACCAATATGGAAGTAATGAAGGCAAACCCTATGTTCGAAATACTCCCAAAAGGTCGGTAAGTGAGCCGGCAAAGCAAGATCTCAAAGATGA contains the following coding sequences:
- a CDS encoding TonB family protein; amino-acid sequence: MKSGKMPPKKNDQMNSIIAYFSRYDTKVSKYLGILYDMKHFFLTLFCLASFSIAVEPTYYDLDDFLKGAERVPNKCVNKGVTYKCIGYDEVEGAIFNTKTLRSYFFSREELFDAYVEMQCEDFYVRVNENGSENIVCAEQVPVKEIDCFSSLKTVKTVEFDELGILMDEKITKKADVALCRNSFHHQYGSNEGKPYVRNTPKRSVSEPAKQDLKDEKKNKIFNDEVERTLKDVAGTQTTGKTVLGGRRGKADGGFSEGYNESHAEGGSGGIGDGLAGMLGGGGGGIATKAKGSIKTPSERDIDISLGGPRSPADIMKVVRQCTPGLCHIYNKFLKKKPGFQGKVVLKFTIAPGGEIISISVASSTTRYGEFDNEVKAAVSRWKFSKAKSGNTTVTIPFTFSE
- a CDS encoding helix-turn-helix domain-containing protein, which codes for MEKAKKERLEKNGWKVGDIDEFLDLNEAEMAIIEMKVALAKALVAKRKKSGLSQEEVARMSGTSQSRLAKMEKANSSVSLELLIRALFSLGSSKKELLKAMAR